The genomic stretch GAAACCCTAAGAGAGAAGTTGTGTATATGATTCTCCTGGCATTTCTAATCTTTCAAAAGTCAAAAGACATTGTTGATTCGTTGTGTTGCTCAGGCGTGAAAAAGCTAttatttggaaaagaaaatttatttgcGATTCTAAAgtaccttctctctctttctaattatattatgtttttattcGGTGATTTCTGATGCAAAAGGTAGGATCCTATTGGAATATATATTTAGAATattaaaaatagataaatatCTTAAACTCGTAATTAAATTATATACCAATATATACATTTTGGGTAAAATAAGTCATATTTTTTGCAAATCACTAGCTAATTACAGCTACATCCCTCCTATCACATAATAATCTCAAGGCAAGTAATAATTACTATCACCACCCTAGATTGTCAAAATTCCACGTATAAGGAGTCTTTTTACCGATGATTGGACCactaaaaatatttcaaaaacaCTTAAACTAATTAATATTttgcaaaatattttttaaattatttagaCATGTGGATTTGCATCAAATCATTCACAAATCTTTTCCTTGATACTATTTATTACAGGAAGAGGATTCCATGTTGTGCATCTCTTTCATGGACAACTTGACACTGTGAATCCAATGCAATGATAGAAAGACATCAACCATTGATATATCAAAACCTATATTTCCTAATTACTAAAATAAGTCCTCACAGGTCAGGTGACCAATCATAAGCTACTAACAAGAATCTTGTTCCTTCAATATTCGAAAGCATTCCATTCAAGATTAATTCTCAAGAGACCTAGTCCAATGTACACACATGCGTACAACCACACTTTTTATCTTGGAATTGTCATTCCAAAGATCATACAATGTGACAACCGTAAAAACAAAATGCTAAATTCTATCCTGAACCATGACACTTTGAGGTGAAAAACTAAGGACAACCATAGCCTGTTAATATCATGCATAATAAAAGAATTAAACACTTTAATGTTTCTCACTCTACCTAAACAACCAAGGAAAACTATCCCCTTGGGTTTTTTGAGACCCAAGTTCCCAAATATGAGGTAAACAGAAAGGAAATAGATAATTCTCCATTTCATTTGGGTGGGGCTGTATTACCCTTGCCAGCCTTGTCAATGTCGTCTTCATAAGGTAATCGTTGTAAAGAGACTCAAATATGGGGAGCATATTAAGTTCACCAAACAGTCGCTGAAGTCAGTGAAAGAGCGAACTATAAGAGCAGGTAACTTCTTGTACTCCTCGTCTTACAGTTAAGTAGCGGCATTGAACAGTGAGGGCTCTTCCACTCCAACTGCTGGTGGTGGTGATTGTGCAGTAGAAGGCGTATCAATGGCGGCAGCACTGCTGAGAGGAGCTGTAGTTCTGAATGTAGAAGAAACTGCACAAGAAATATCTGACGATGAGCACTCCCCTACAGCACTACTTCCACCTATGTTTTCGCGAATTATGCCTCTACTTCAAGGTTGAGGCAAGCAATAGATTTGTTGTCATTGTATTTGTTGTTGATATCATTGTTGTTGCTCCTGTTGTTATTGGTGTTGGCATCAGTGTCGGTGTTGTCGTTGTTGTAGCAGCCGTGTATGGTATAAGGTAAACAATGATCCAGgggaaatggagagagagagagagagagagagagagagagagagagcagccTGGCTCTTCACAAATGTAATTTCTTGAAGCTCTTTCAGTTTTTCCTGCGAGCGCATGTGAATTTTAAAGGTTCATTAATCGCTGATGCAAAATAGGAGATAAATATAAAAAGGCATTAGATTGCATTTCTCGTCTCACATAGAAAATCAATACTAGTAGCAGCAAAAGTGGTAGTGTGATGCCGGGTTTGGAGGACCTGATGGATTCTAGATCAGTCGACAGGGTTTGGTATTTCCTCATTCCACACAGATGCAACTACAGGTTGTATCGGAAACAAGGGGGGTCGCAATTCATCCTAAGTCTCTGAGCTAAGCCTCCAGCTGCGCACCCTACTATGTCAGTCACATGCCTTCTGCTGCTTGACGGAAGGGAGGATACAGTACAAACATTTGGTGCGGGAGAGGGAGGGGTAGtgatggcaatggcaatgatggtggaggtggaggttgAGGTGGAGGCGGCAGTGGTATGTGGAAGACAAGGGGTCTGGGGACATAAGGCTGGTAGAGGGAGTAGGGgcaaaaatgtcaaaatttgtAGGAGGATGAAGGAGAACCAGTgttttggttagttttgtaaacccaaacatgatTTTGTGTATTTTTCTTAACTGAAAATAGGGTGGGTAGTTTttataaagagaaacccaaGGTGGGTAATCATGTGGTTTTCCCTTAAAAAGATTTGGCTTATACCTCTGGAGGCAAAGGACGGGAGGGAACTGCGGGATGAGTTGTAGTGTTCTGAATGGGGAGAACAAGTGAGAGAGAACAATCCACATCACCGTGCTGATTGAGGAGATCCTGTTCTTGTTGTGAAGGAAAGCTCACCAGTTCcttgttttcatcctcctaATACACCATGATCAAGTCTCCAACTATTCTGCTTCATGAAGTCCCCTGCTCAAGTAGTGGAGCTCTATATTTTCAGAAATCAAACACTAGATGTATATACCCTAAAAGAACACTAAACACGAGCAGATTCATCTATTCAGATTTTCTTACCAGTACACTCTAGTACATACATGCTGCTATAGTTGTTTGGCCAACACCTGCATTGTTTACAGAGACAAACATGCTTTAGAATGGGCAAAGCCCAAAGAATGTATAttggaagaaaggaaagaaactcACCTGTATCTCTTGCAACAGACTGCGTTGGAGGAGACATCTCCCACTCCAATTTGGATCCTTTCTTTTACTGTAAGGTTCAGGAGATGTGCGTCTGCATCCTTCTGTTAATGTTTAAAGTTTTAATTTGTATTAGGAGGAATTATCCGAACACCAGTATCAATATTGCAAAAAGGACATGAAAAccacacaagaaaaaaagaaaaacacacaaaaaaaaaataaaaaaataataataaaaataataaaaaataaaataaaataaaatgaaaaaggaaatatgGGCAGTGATTTTAGATTGGGGGTTCTTttaactttctctctcttttcttcgaaaatgggagaaaaatgaaaagaagacaGTAATGAACATAACACCAGACCTTTGGGAGAACGATCCTTCCCAGGGAACTAACATCGctgtttttcagttttttctgAAACAAGAATCTCAGTATCTGATCCCAGCCCGATATTTTTGTGATCGAGAagggaaaaatgaaacaaaaagaaaaataaagtcaCTTAAATGATTAATAACTTCAAATCTCAAAACACGATGAAATAGAGATAAAAAATTAAACACCTTGTTATCAGATGTTGTAATGGTTCTGGAATCTTCACCGTCGATGTTGTCAGCATTTCTAGGTGTGGCTGCAGTAGGGAAATCTTGTTGATCGCTTATCAGTACGAGACGGGACAAGCTGAGAGAAGGGGATGATAACGAGCCTGAAGAACCCATTCTCCTTGCTATTTTTCTCTTACTCCTCACTGCCTTTGTATTGAAGAAGGCCATCTGATAAGCTGCTGTGGACTTTCGATTTCGATAATGTGCGAAACAGCTCCTGAGGATATGAAGTCCCCATCCAGTGCGAAAGAGCATAGTACACTAGCCCTGGTGGAGTCATAAACTTTTGAATGTATCACCAAAACATAATTTTTGGACAACAGAAACAATTTCATTCAAACAAACATATCTGGGGAAAATCTCCCACAAGCAAATACATCaggaaaaccaaaacaaacTGGGGGTGTGATCCACCAGACACAGGACAGCTTCAAACGAGAAGCACCAGAAGCCAAGAAATGGGCCTCCTTGTTGAGGGTAtggggaacaaaagaaaaaaaaatacatggtaTAAAGAACAGATCAAACTCCTTGGACCAAGATCTAGCATGCAAAGCTAGCACTTTGTGAAGGCCCTGTTGTAATATCATTTCATATTGCTTTGCATGCTGTTGTATTGCCTTGCATGCAACATTAAAAACATCCTCTACTCCCAAACATGGATGCAATATCAATGCAGATCTAGAAGTACAATAACATTATTTATTCATACTGGATATAGATATAGTTGCATAAATGGAAGATAATAAAAAGATCTGAAGGACAAAACTGATCAATCTATCACACCCATAAACGAGAGTTGTAATCCATTATTTAGATACATGCAACATACAACTTAAGAAACTTCAGCATACAACTAAGGAAGGTAATTACTTTGGAAGAAGCCTTGCTacatcaaataataaaaaataaaataaataaataaataaataaataaataaaaataaaataaaaataaaataaaaaaacaaacaaacaaacaaataaacaaacttAACAAGTCAAGGTGATCAGAACAAGAGAAATATACCAAGATGCAAATCTAGTAAGGAAATAGAGAAATATTTGGAAAATAAGCTTCTTCAAGATCAACTGGACTCTCTTCATAAAACTGGTGATTGTAGATCTCGAATGTTTACAAACTCCCTTGCTGGAGATGGAGCAGGACCCCACTAAAGACAACTTGTAGAAAGAATTCTATgagggaaaggagaagaaacacACTTATTTATAATGAAGCATGTGACACACTTGGCACATGCATGCTGAGTCATCAGTTTCCTTGAACATATCAAGATTCATTCTTATCAGTAGACCtttgtttacaaaaaaaaaaagaaaaaaaaagaggagattcGTTCATAAAGATGGCTAAATATGACAATTTAGCATACGTCATTGCTTTAGTAGATTGAGCCATTCCATAATCAAACTGCTAAAACCTGGAACTGATCCATCCTGTTACTCAATGGGACGGGATAGTTGTAGGACGAGCAACCTAACAGGTTTAGAATCAAAAGACCAACAAAGTACTGTCTGGAATTGGAATCGCTTGTATCCATTTAAGATGCATATTTAATCATTTGGGGTTGGTTCATACTTAATAACTATTAACTTATATAAGAGTTAtgtcataataaaaaaataactacatatatgctttttttttttgggataaatgaaaatatattaacaaaagaaagggatggaaaaagaaaaaaaaaaaaaaaagcatcaagGGCTTGCAAagggatttggctcctctctgAGGAGTGATCATCCAGGTCTTTCCTATAGCTACTTGTGCGATCGCCATGTGTCCAGGCGACGATCCAACGGCGCCTAACGCCTTTGTCAGCGCCTTGTTTTCCACGCCTTGTTGGGCACCATTGGATCGTCGCCTGGACACGCGGCGATTGCCCAGGTAGCTATGGGCCGACTTGGGCAATCACCACTGAGGAGAGGAGTCGGATCCCAAAGGTGATGCACAAAAAACTAGGGGTGGTGAGATCCCAAGCAACGAAAAGATttgtgaaggattttatttCTCATCTAAAATGGATTTTATGTCTTAAAGAAACACTTTTATTTAAGTGACTTGAATGTTTGAGATTATGAGGGCCCAAAACCTTTAATGAACCAGAAGcgagttatttatttatttttttcttcgttGGTAAGAAGAAAATTCATTCTTGGTGCGACCGTAAGGTTGTTCCATTGTAACCAAGTGGTCACGGGTTCGAGTCAAGAAACAACCTATCTGAGAAGCAGTGGTAAAATGCCTAAATTATgacctccccagaccccgcagtggaggtagccttgtgcactggggaCACCCCTTTAGAAGAAAAGTCATTAAGCAGAAGATCGTGCACAAAATAGGGCCTCCTAAATAACAAGTTCAGGGAGCCAAGGAGTGGAATGTGACCACTCTGTCTTCCATGAAATCAACAGGGCATTCCTTTTCAGGCTATCAACAATACTATTGCATGCCTTGGGAATAACAAGGTTTGAAATATCGTTTCATTTCGGTGTTTCGATGGTTTTGAAACCACCGAAATATTGAAATCTCGGCGagttgggtattttttttttgactcgGTTGAcagtttcggtggtcaaacgtccatattatgacctgaaacttggtggataaaaatcgtctatttttcttcatccatgttttgctgtgttttgctacctgcagaagtCGACAAGTGTCCTTCTTTAAACCTGCGGCTGAGATTATTTTTGTTGGTCTGTTGTTACTAAGTTCGGTTCAGATTAATGGATGACTCGAACCATATTGATTTGAACCGGTTCTGACCAAACAACTCATAAAACCCAGTAACAATTTCAAAATCCATGTTTTGTTCATCCATGCGTCGGTGATTTTGGGATTCAAGGTCCCCGTGGAAATGTCATGGGCGAGTTGTTGCCAGTTGAGTTGG from Macadamia integrifolia cultivar HAES 741 chromosome 11, SCU_Mint_v3, whole genome shotgun sequence encodes the following:
- the LOC122093997 gene encoding B3 domain-containing transcription factor LEC2-like isoform X2, whose product is MLFRTGWGLHILRSCFAHYRNRKSTAAYQMAFFNTKAVRSKRKIARRMGSSGSLSSPSLSLSRLVLISDQQDFPTAATPRNADNIDGEDSRTITTSDNKILRFLFQKKLKNSDVSSLGRIVLPKKDADAHLLNLTVKERIQIGVGDVSSNAVCCKRYRCWPNNYSSMYVLECTGDFMKQNSWRLDHGVLGG